In Rhineura floridana isolate rRhiFlo1 chromosome 4, rRhiFlo1.hap2, whole genome shotgun sequence, the sequence AAACATTGTTACAAGAGAAGAAGTCTCTGCTAGGTGCTACAAGTATCAAGTTACACACCTAAAATGCTGTGACAAAGAAGCAATGAATGTTCCCAATTTTTGAAAACTCAAAAGGCTGGCTGTTGCCCAGATCTGCCCCACACTATTAGTGAAACATGGCATTCTCTAACCTAGAACTCACAACATAGTAAAGCAGACTATGGCTTATCTCTCCAGGAGAGAGACAAGCTTGTGCGGTCCTAGTaagtcatagtttggcttaccctGTCATGCAAACCAACCATATGTGTTAACAAAGTCACAAGATTAATTTTGAATGGTGAAGCCAAATTGCATAGTATAACCTAGTTGCTGGAGGGTGTGTAAACCCTCAAAATCAAAGTTTATCTTCAGGTGTTCAGAAAATCATCTTCCTCTGGTTGTAGATTCTCCAAGGGACTTAGAAAGCAAAGATAGATGTGCTGGCCCATTGTTTACCTTTGCTTGAACAGAGTTCTTGAACTCCTTAAATAGGCATTATAGATGAAAGGGCCATAGCTTTCTGGCCTTACCTGGATATCAAGTCAGTATCTTCTGCCGGCTGCACACCAGGCCTATAGCTCAAGCACCCGTTTCCAGCAGCTGGCACAGCAGGGACTCACCTCAGTATTGGATTTAGATATGGCCACCCATGGCCCTGACCTGAAACTTTTCCAAGACAAGAGGAAGTGCTTTTGTATAATATGGTATCAACACACTCCATTTGGCACGACTAGATCTTTGCTGCATAACATTCTGGGCCACATGGTGTAAGCAAGATGACAAACTAATGATAGTTCATAGAGGCGCTAAAACTGTAGGGTAAGAGAAGCATCCTGGGAATCAAGGTAGATGCAGAAGTCTGCTGACATAGTCTGGTGGCGATTACATAGGAGCAACCAGTGCAATCTATCATCTGAGAGCAGCTTGCCTGTTATCGTATGGCCAGCCTTCCATGACTATTTTCCCAGACCAGGCACCCATCCAGGCACAGAGCTGACCCAGACATGGTCAGCTTCAGTAAGGTGGTGTCCATGTGGGTCTTCAGGCAATGCCATAGGACTCGTGGTTTAGAGTAGCctcatggtgccctctagatgttactggaccccaactcccatcattctcacTATCTggcactgatggaagttggagtccaacaacatctggaagattttcaactgaacatctggaaaaacttcctaactgttagagccctcggacaatggaaccaattacctagagaggtagtgggctctccgacactggaggcattcaagaggcagctggacagcctctgtcgggaatgttttgatttggattcctgcattgagcagggggttggacttgatggccttataggccccttccaactctactattctatgattctatacaacTTTGGATCCCTCTGCTCTAAACTCTTATACAGAATCACTGCAAATTGCTTTAACATATGGCAGCTAAATCTGATCAAAAGTCACCAGCCAGCCTCCTTGCCAGCACAGTCCCCTAGGAGGTCATGCTTGCATTCTGTTCCCTACAACAGCTTTTGCAGAATACAAGGTCAAATCTGAAGCAGACTAGTCTTGAATGAAATTAGTTCTCTAGAGAATTTCTCATTTGCAGGAAAATGCAGAATTTACATGTCCTTTCACAAGGCAGTATACCACTATTGCCTTGGGCCcattaaatgaaataagtataatATGATGATGACAATTGCTGTGGGCAGATGATGAAGATTCTTCTTAATTTTTTGTGGCGCAAATATAAACTTGCGAAGTGTTATAGATTCAGTAAAGCTGCACCTCATAATTGTCTAACATAACCTTAGACGGATGAAGCTTTTGGAAAGTGATGCAACTCCACTACTTTTGAAAATAGTGAAACTAAAAATATTAGATGAGGCCCATATTCATGTTTTTCAGGATTACATTAGCAAGCTTTGGTGTTAACTTTTAAATCACTTAATGCCTTATGCAGATAGAATTTGAATTATATTTGCCTAACCTATGGAAATATGACATCtggagagagagattttgttgtAAGAGCaggatttccttttctttcttaattTTAGGAAGGCTGGAGTTCCTGTCCAgctttgttttttcttcttccataATTGAGGAAGTAATCCATTTTTACCAGGGTTTTGCCAAGATCCGTTTTCATTCTGCTACCAATAATGTGACTGCTGGTGTTGGGAATTTTGTCTGAGAAAACTGACATGTATTCAGGAAGCTTCTCAGGCTTTTTTATCTTGCCCTGGATAAAAGAAATGGCAAGTTAATCACCTTGTCTGGAACCAAAGGAAAAAGAGGTGTTACAATTATTTTATTTCCcaatatttatagaccacttttcTCCATATATGGTCATAaacccatacagtagggccccgcttactggcgctttgcattctgctaatgcggcaccagcaaattccccattttaaagccaattttgcagcattttcgggTCATTTTTGTGCAATGtgccccattataatcaatggggttccactttacggcgatttccgctttacgatgggggcctggtccctaacccgccatataagcggggccctactgtattaactAAAAGTGAGGTAGCAGTAGTAGTCTCTTTATAGATACACCTACAGTACTACAGTTCCAAGAAGTCTCTTAATACGGGTGGGGAACTGGGGCCACATTTgtgtcatacatttattccaatattattccactttaaacagtcatggcttcccccaaagaatcctgggtagtttgtgaagggtcctgagagctgttaggatacccctattcctctcacaaagctacagttcccagagttatcTGGGAAGGGCGACTGactttaaaccactctgagaattatagctctgtgaggggaatgggggtctcctaacaaatctcagcacctttatcaaactacagttcccaggattctttgggggaaaccatgactgtttaaagtggaataatagtggaataaatgtatggtgtgagtgtggcccgaTCTGGCCAAAGAGGCAAGATTGAGAAGTTTCTCACCCTCACCCCCTATGGGCCACATAGATGAGTGGGTGGGATTacccacctgtccatcacctgACATCAAGTAATTCAACTTCAAATGAGAGAATTGGGTGCACATGCTAAGTGTTCTCCTGATTTCTTCTTTGAATTCAAGCCGTACCTGCAAAGGATGGTTTTTCCTTTGCAGcccagcttgaattcaagccatgCCTGGAAAAGAAGAATTGGGAGTGCAGTCTTGAGTGTGTTCCTaactcttcctttgcagccaaaaGTTGGTGTATTTTGAATTCAGTGCATTTTTCTGTCATCGTTTTCTCTTAGCAGTGGCTTGATGTCATATATAATTTCAGGCCCAAGAAAGGCGGGCATGATGGTTAGCCCAAAACAGTCTCTGATCAAACAGGGTTTTGGTGTTTTTGAATATCCAAAATCTGTTTGGCCAGCAATCCACAACTGCCCTTGCTGGCTCGTCACTGGCAAgagcatgtattattattattattattattattattattattattattattattattattattattattatgtgattGTGATTGTGATGATTGTGATTGTTGTAAGAACCCTTGTTCTTCTTCCGAGCCTGGAGAAGAGTATTTCCCAGATCATGTGCTCATTTCAGAAAGGACTGGGAAGTAGCAGAACGTCTTGCAGCTTTTCATCCAGCACAAAGTCGGAGGTTACTCTGACTTTCTCCATGCTCGGAAGAAAGGTGGGGGATCTTACCAGCCTCATGTTGAGCCTTGTCGCAGAAAGCAGTGAGATTTTGATGTTCTGACAGCCAGATACTTTGTATAGAATTTGAATAATATAAAAATTCCTATGAGTTAAGGAACATTTGATCCtataaaaaaaagaagaggaaattgaACTCTTTTTAAGGGGAAGGAGAATAGCTCAGTGATATAGACCTTTCAACACAGTTCTTGTGATGAAGCCAAGCAGGTCTAGCATTGTATAATTCCACTACTTGTGTTCCTGTGATAAgctgcttggatgggagactgggaACTGTAAGTTAACAGAACATCTGGGTGAGTCCTCCAGCCATGTCCAAAGTGTGGAGAAGAGTAAGGGAATCTCCCACTCCCTGAATATTGCTGAGAGGGGGACACAGGCTTGCTCCCACAGTCATGTTGGCCCTCAGAGACAGAGCCTCCCCAAAGCTCAGAATGAGAAGATACCACTCCCCATCATTTTGTGGGTTGAGTCAGTGCATAGTGAGGAAAAGTTTGGCTGGCTACCAAAACCAACCAGAGGTTTTGGACCCCTGCAAGGGGCCATTGCTGGACAGGGGAAAAATGAGTATGGTGAAATGAAGGCCAAAAAAATCTTAGTTATACAGCCCTGAAGTTCCTTGTCCCTGTTATAACAAGGACATTTGTTTTTTACTTACCAGTGGATCGTAGTCCTTTAGGAAACTCCAATTTTGGTACCTttagaataattttaaaaagcatgcttTAGTTTTGTTAGCCAAGTATAGTGATGCCAAACATTCAGAAATTAAAGTGGACATTTAAAGGCCTAGAATAAATATATAGTTTCAGAGCTGACTGCAACTAATAGTTCCTTGAATGGAAGGCCGCTCCTCTCAGTCCCTAGTGTCATAAACTTACACACATAGAGTAGGTAGATGCTAAAGAGGGCaggactcctgcacctttaattgtgcagaatgcagaatttcagcaggtgccatGCAAGCTATATCCCCTGATATTCCCTCTTCTACAGAGAGAGTAAAGGTATAGGAGCCCTATCCTCTTTTGCATCTAGCCAGCTTAACTCTGCAATAGACATGGTCAGAATTCATGCCTATATGATCTACTTTGCTTTGTACTAGTACTCCAAGGTCCACTAgctagagccaggtgcaaaatagcAGCTTgggtacaaaatttaaaaattttttttgtttaggcacaaGCCTCCCCAGACATGTagatgctgctgttgttgctatgtgccttcaagtcaattacgacttacagtgaccctatgaatcagcgacctccagtagcatctgtagATGTTACATAtgatttaatcttttttttacccTGCTGTTCATTGTAATTCATTTTTGAATGTctgtaaatgtttttaactgtcctttattgataattttaaagttttgttttattttgtgtaaACCGCTGTGAGGCTTTATTagaatcaagcggtatataaatcttgttaaaaaaataaaaatggcagttCAGGGGGCAGAGCCAGTTACCTCTTGCACTTCATGGGCCACACACTGGAATGTCCTGCTTATTCAAGTACATATTTACATCTGAGCTAATACAAAGCAGCATCTGAACAGTTTAATTTGGTTGAGGGGGCAGCCCTTTTGCTTTTGCTCTttgctaaaaaaagaaagaaaaaggaaatcagAAACCTTTACTCATCTACTGCAACTCATCCATCagtctaccagtagatcccaatttGCATTCTGCTATCTCCTGCTTTAGACATAACGTGCTTCTTTATATTGCTTGGACAGATGGGTAGTTGTGGTCACACTGCCTTTCAGGGAAGATGTTGCTAATTTATTAATTGAAGTATCTCTATAAGCTTTCTACTAGAGCACAGTTGATGGGGGACCACTGGCCTAGATGTTTTTATGGTATTAAAACTCTCACAATGCTATTATTACTGATGCtgtctttgtattttatttaaaaaaacagaacagaacTAGTGCAAAGTTTCAGCAGTTACAGCAATAGATAACCCTAGTTCTTAACAGCCTGTGAAGCAAGCAGTTTTTCAGAAAGATTTCGCTGGTCTTTAAATGTAGTAAGTGTTGAATTCAGCATCCATTAAAAAGATGGATGGACCTTGCCTCCCCCCCAGAGAGCTCACAATTCCTGTATTACATTTCTCTAACACAGTAATATTCTTCACAGAATGCATATATCATTGGGCCCCAATCTCTGCTCTGGTATGCTTTCTCTGACAGAGATAGGAACTTCATGTGGGAAAGATGCAGTGTACAAAGCAGCCCTAAGAAACAAGGCAGTAGGCGAATGCAACAACATGGAGATGATAACAGTGGCACCCACAATGACTATCAGGGCAATCCAAACTTCAGCTGGGCAGCAGGAGGGCGTGGTGGAACCACCACTGCATCTGTAGCCCTGTTGGCCATGCCAGCAAGAGCAGAAGGGAGGAAGCAGGCAGGGCTGGTTGAAGGCAAGACATGCTGCCAAACCCACCCCCTCCAGCCCAGCACAAAGGGGCTTTTGGATCACAATCTAAGAGGGTTGTGGAAGGTTCAAGATGACCACCAAAGGTCAAAATACAATTGTTTGGTGAAGAATAATACTGGTTTACTTACCAATATTTGGCTGACCTTCTTTCAGCCTCCACAAGCTCTCTCCAGACCTTGTCCTGTAGGACCTGGTCCCCTTTCAGGGCTTCTTGTTCCTCTCCATGGATTTTGCTTGATTGCTTCACTGAGTTCTGTGTGGTGGCCAATAGGGTCCTTCCATACTGGTGGCTGCTGAGTGAAGGAGATGATGATGAGGCTACATTCACATCTGCAGGGCTAGTAGCTGGTGACTGGTACCTGGCCAGTGTAGTCCTCCTGAGTCCATTTGCTCTTCTCATCCTTTATGAGCTTTCCTCGGCTAAGCAATATTGGGTCAGCAACTCAAAACAATCTTTGACAGGTGTTAGGAAGATCCTAAACAGTTACAATTTCTTTGTCTAGCATTTTCTCTTAGGTATTTTATGGATAAACAGAACAAATAGAAACCCCGGTGTCCAACAGGCAACATTTCTGAAGAGGTCTTGCAGTTTCCTGTTCAATTGTGGGGCACACTTGCTGGATGGCCTGAGAGTGTTGTATTAGGCAGCTGCGTTTGTTCCCAGCATGGAGGTAAGTTtgggtataattttttttaagccAAATATACTGTTATTGAAAGGCCTGGGTTATCAGCTATCCATAGTAAGCTTTACATTTCTGTTCCTGAAATGCAAGCTATGCTGATGTGTGCTGTCTAATGCCTATATTGCTCCGGGAAGCCTCAGAATGTCCACTGAATGTGTAAGGAGAGTCGGCTGTTGAAGGTAGTACTACAGGGAGGAGTTTTTTGATACTGGTGCAGCTGAAACCAAACACCCCAAGAGCCCTGGGTTTTCACAGTGTGTTTACTGTCTCCATTGGAAACCAGACTGGCTTTGTCATGAATATTCATCACAGACAAAAGGCATATACCCAATAAAGACAGCTGCTAGAGAGCCTGGCTAGACTTTTGAGTGTGGGTTGGAATTTCCCTTTTAAATACAGTGGCATTCAGTCTTCTGCTTCTGTTATCTGTTTGGTAAAGATACATATTTTAAGGCCTGACTAAAAACAAATTTCATGAAGTGTCAGCTCTGggctcacacatgcatgcacacgtgtgcgcgcacacacacactgaaacagACAAACCATCATCTGCCTCGGACAAGTGATATTTAGATATTTTCTGTTCTTCAGACAAAGTGATGACCGAGTACTAAAAGCTTTGTGAAAAtcagtagggctgtgcactgtatttATACAAATCACAAATAACAAACCAAATTTGGCCAATTAAGGTGTATTATTATCCTGTCGAAAtcaggttgaagcagctacaaatctatACAGAGCTGATCAGCTACTTCCAAAtcaatttgtagagatttgtacagatctgtacctccgaacagtctctaatgaacccagacagggttTCTCTGAAATGGAACAATTACCACACCATATGAGGAGAACTCCAGGGTGGGGAAAGAgagctagaatgctatcaccccactCAACACTCTCTAATCACAGTGCTTGcaaggggtgaagtcttaaaatgcagaaatgttttgtaagttctgtctcttagaaatatTTGGTGGTGGTTGAGTGGCATTCATTCAGCTTGtgaatgttttctgttctttctaaATCAgtcccagtcccatccttatttacatttttttttttaaaaaagtttatctgtgtttttttaatgtttattctgattactaagaattattattaaaccttgtgggcatatttagccacagctttctgaaataataataataataataataataataattccaattGCTACCCACAGACAATAAGAAGTAGCCAGCTTGTGTGGTTACATAATTTTTGTAAAATTATtattagccagccagccaaaccttTTGAGCgtattagccagcattctgatTTAAGAGGAGTTGTTGtttccaattgctaaccacagtgaatattattaatattaaatagcatttttatttttccttcatTCACTACTActgttggcaatctgccccctatatgacagggtctattttataaaaaatcttgcttggaaaaagcaaattttaaaggtggctagcatgaaaatccCTGCAGCTACTGACATGATATTTGGCAGGGTAAATGCCCTCTGTAGtggctaccatgtccccaaatgtcatgcccctgtgtgaaaaaacaaagCTATTATGTCCGTTTCaattttgaaacattttaaatgtggctagcatgaaaacccctggagctatccACCTGCCACATAGCAGGATTAATCCCCTATATAGCAGctatcacatctccaaatattatGTATCTAGGTAAAAAAGCAAGAACATTATagctgttttggttttgaaatgtaagtcaatgggatttctggagatttgtaatatccGGATTGTGATCCAAATTCGGATCAGATTGGTTTCAGATTGGGTCCAAATCTGTCTAGTCCAGGTTGGGCCTGATCTATATTTACAAATCAGAGCCACAAGTCAGATCAGGGTGGGGGGTACAGCCCTAAAAAGCATGGGTGAGAAACATGTGACCTTCCATacactggacttcaactcccattttccctaactattggccatgatggctacagatgatggtggttggagtccaacagcatctggagggccatgggttcaaCACTTCTGGTATAAAGGATGGAGTAGGTagaacaggtgtggagaacctttggccctccagatgttgctgaaatacaattcCCCATCAAGAATGGacaatggccatggatgatgggatttaaagttcatcaacatctggaggcccaaaggttcctgAGGTAGAATGACCAAACTAAGGTCTCATTCACATCATATATGTaatgcacatggctttccccaaagaatcctgtagtttgttaagggtgctaggggtaaactacagttcccagaattccttggagggagccatgactgttcaagtggtataaatgtgTTTGAAATGCATAGTGTGAATGtgacaaagaaacaaaacaggtGGGAACTTGAAGGAAGTTTGTGCCTAAAATATGGAAGAGGTGGTGAGAGACATAACCTCTTGCAGCTCACTTACACACACTCGACATACACTACCACAGCAAGAAGTATAGACACAGAATATGAACTCCTTGAATCCTTCACAACACAGTTCAACCTCGCATAACTGCATTCCAGGGAAAAGACCAAGCTCTTCACAAGAACATCCAGTGTTCAATGGTGACCACAAATGGTGCCTGGCTACCAAGGGCAGCCAAGTTAGTAGACCCCTGGAAACATGTTCTTCAAGGGATAAGGAAAGCTGATACAGGGAAACAGCAATGGCCTTTTTACAAATAGCCATATAAATGGCAATCCCAGCTCTGTTTGCAAGCAATGCAGTAAAATTCCAGCTTGAAAATATATTTCAAGATAATTCAACATAATTTCATTGAAGGCCTGATTGTGCCCCTCTGTGCACTGTCAAGAAGCAAGATTTGCACTTCcagtgatggtggtggttgttggtgCAGTGCCCAGATAACATGGTGGGGTGGTGTCACTTACCTGAGGTATAGGCGAGGTTgctgcagtgcaaacacaccagcaggagcaccagattggctccactagtGCGCTTATACCACGCTGGCCCCTCCTCTGTTGGATCGATATGCTGGTCCTGCTGGTCTTCCAGTGCTCAGACAGAACATGCACAGGATAAAGCCACTGATAGTTGCGAGCTAGGTCCCGTTTTCAAGTAATCAGCCAGACACTCAAATAAgtattaagagtcactttactgacaagaaGTTTTAGGATACACGTTACAAGCTCCTTCTCTCCACTACAAAGTTCTCGACCCCCACTGCTTTTCCCACACTAGACTGGCTGCTCTGcccagtcttatagataaggccagctgcaagAGCCACAGTTGCCTGGTAACATGTCCTTGGGATTGGCACGTCTTCTGAGCTTCTTGGCCTTGCTAccttgctgtggaaaaatacattcaggcactctttctttgccaacactccccacctatttttccatagcctACACCTTTACATTTGTTCACTTTTTTTTTGCTTCCATTTgccattacatttacattttacatttttttgtattcacttaaatcacatttctccacatgatacatttttcagtttacatgttcagttcagtgtacatctacatttctttgttcctttattttacagaggttttacaaacatcatcagtttatctctttgggttttacacactccaagtataatgtgtcagcatccattaccctgtgtgtttgtgcttcaatCCCCTTTACTGTGGCATTCCTAAATCTGTCAGGCAGCACACCCAAATTTGTCCTTCCAGAACGTCTCAACATTCGCTtgtcacttttaccaaggtattcagtgtctttttcttttacccctgtttctctgtcatgtactgtgggtgcatttgtattagacttggcttcagtgtttcttgctgacacaattgctttggtttgctgacacacattacaggctacatatttaccacaatttctcaatgtcacatctttactattctctgttgttttcaccacattctcatatcctatatggcctagttttctgtgccataaatgtacacaatcattatggggtttctcattaaCACACATGCgtatatggtttgtttgtttcaagtttaGGTAGAACAATGAAtcctttactatccctttcatgaatattttttcttctctcataatATGAACTGTACCCCTTTTGAACatcacattgaaccccatttcattgagtttcgacacagccataatgttgcattcaatgtcaggaataaacagcacatctgtcataatcatattaaaacctgctaatttcattGTCCCtctacttttaatatgtttcttagatccatcagccattatcacatgatcctctacgtcacaatatgtatgaaacattgatttatctttgattatgctatttgtagccccactgtcaattgcccataaactTTTAcatttgtttccctgctctttgtTAACATATTGCTTATTTTTACTAGCATATATCACCTGtatacatggttttcttcctttttctcctcttcttgcttcacaattcttttgaagatgttgcctggaaccacaaaaataacatgccttttgtccatacagtctctcttgtgctgctttgttgttatgcttttccacgtgtttagtctcagtcttttcttgctttgccatttcttgccttccttGATACTCCtgcaaaagtttgccttctatgtaATCCATGGTCAGATTTGCGTCATTCATCGCTTGCAttgagctcaccagactatcataacttgaatctagtgaagataatgtgatatacactttttgcgtttgagaatgttcaacttCATGTTCTGACAATTCAGCAAACAGTCTGTTTATGTCCaataaatgctctgacatggttgtattgtcagataagcgcatctgatacaatcttctggcaagatatattttagaactggcagtctttctcacatgaatatttcttaaagtttc encodes:
- the C4H2orf50 gene encoding uncharacterized protein C2orf50 homolog, whose product is MALQSPFSKKTGLELQIQQRSSHQYGRTLLATTQNSVKQSSKIHGEEQEALKGDQVLQDKVWRELVEAERRSAKYWYQNWSFLKDYDPLGKIKKPEKLPEYMSVFSDKIPNTSSHIIGSRMKTDLGKTLVKMDYFLNYGRRKNKAGQELQPS